The window TCACGAATATGATTGGTCGGTTCACCCTCTATGTTACGTTTTATTACCAAGTAGCAGGCTTTTATCACTAGATGACGAGAGCTCTTGTAATTCACCTTGAAAAAAAGGGCTTATTGCCTCAAatagacgcaataaccccatagtggcatttatcccggtcgatacccacagacttgtcattctcgcgctcgcgcttgacagacagctgaagtgtgcgaaagggaagccatcacgtatatgaacatcgcatgagtgcgaaagagtcagactacaaacgagaaaacgtgaccatttttgagtttgacgacggccgcggacggccaagagcgtatcactgTAATTTtcgatttgaaaaatatacacaaattcggaagaaaactatttgataaagtaatacaatgaagatagtgtcttgtagtgtaccggatttcagtgtcacggggccaaataaacctagcaaatactcatttcagagggcctaccgcgaaccacgttcgaaatggtgcctccctgtcacacttacgtacgaatttacacgtgcgacagagaggcaacacgtcgaacgtggttcgcggtaggccctcagaggaataatgatattccgagcgaaattttctaaacgatattttgtcaaattaacagcataaaaagtgtaagaagccggtttatacagttgattataagttgttcttcctttgtgtgctaatattttattatattactcaataatttaaaatattttgtgtaaaaacataaactgttactttacgctagggcttgacaaaatgttcagatgacagtatcgataacttgtcggtatattaatagctatgtaatcatttcttcacaagacataattaagatattaaccttgataaccgacttcaaataataacgattgttataccctttttgaaggtgcagatgtttaacagtaaatttaaacttcactttccaacttccaacacagtaagagttagactaagataaggctgtaacgattttgatagcacacggtgtgcaggtgttattttatacatcataatgtcgtagaattttaacgtttaaaataaaacatttgaaaaagtagtcgataaagtaatcaaacaccgacagattattaatatgttgtaacatgacatcactatttttgatctcacatagacaatttacgcacacacttgcatttcatttttggtcgcacttttgaagattgacagttgttcttgtctattctaattctatgtcgATAccttagagcagtggttcctaaccttttcagtccggtcacccctatgactaactagggaacctgattgattttacccctcctcccaatggtaataaaaaataaaacgtgtacgtttgttgtatcgtTATATTGGGTTAGCTTATTActcccgtaaaataccagttttacccccacggggtcATTaccccccaggttaggaaccaatCCTCTGCATTGGTATATAACCAATTTTAATTGGAGGTCGGGTGAAGAATCTAGCAACCTTTGGCATGTCATTTTTACCGCCTTTTAATAAGACCATTTTTTAATTGATGTCTACTAGCTGTTACTTTAGTTTTAGTCTATAGATAGAACATTCTTTCATTCATTTTCATATAGATAaaagtaatataattatgtaatatcaGCATGTTATTTGTTTAACCAGAAGGCCCGAGCATCCATACAATCTGCCTGAAGACATCCTCGGCCTGACACTAGTGTGCGCGGCGCCATCTTGGTATCTGCGCCGCACCGCGTGGCGCGAGAGCCCTACGATCGCAGGCCCGCTGCGTCAGCTCTCGTCTGTTGCTGGACGCGCCATCTTCATAGTCAAGCCGTCTTGGTGAAGGCTACGCCAGCTTAACAGCATGATGTTTACCAGTGCAAAAGTTTTATGTATTCAGTCATTATACTATTTATAATGTCCTAAGAATGCTGCCTTTCCATTGAGGCGGAGATGAGCGGAAATGAGAGGAATCAACCAGTATCAGCATTGGTTGTGATCCACATCTCCCGTGGATTTAGATTTAGTTGTACTAATGCTATTGGTCGATTCCTCTTATCTCCGCCTCAGTAGAAAGGCAGCCTGACTCCTGTTGCTCGCCTTTCACGAAACGCATGCGCACTTTAAAACATAGTACTTCAGGAAATGCACGCAAACAGCgacattttgtaaatatttagttCGCAAATGAAGCGAGCTAGCACTGCATTCGCCAGAGTTTCTTCGTCGTGCAGGATTTTCTCATTTGTATGTTTTTGGTTGACCAACTGAAATTTCTCAACGACTAGTCGTGTTTTCAAAGGTATAACTGGCTaatattatttgtgaaaattgtaCTATTGCTAGTGGGTACTTAATTTGTTTTCCAATTTCCTTTAAATCCTGGacaattttaatgaaataaaataaataaaactaaaacagcTGCTCTTTTATTAGGCATAGATACATGTATAGAATAATTTCACTTATCATCCCGGCACAGTCATCTAAGATGTGATGATTTGAAGTTACCTGAAAATATCTTGCACAAAAAACGCTCAAAATGTTTGACCATCTCAAAATATTTGTAGAGAAGAGGAGATGCGGTTATTCGAGAAATTTGCAACATTttatttcaactcagaatcacgacaCAGACAGATTGAAGTAAagaaaaatacggaaccctaaaagtagAGGTATTcccagtttttcatacaaatttcgggtgtcagttttgtgatggtccatacaaaatgtaggtataggaAACAGCGTCATAAAAATTGTATCTTTTTCCTTTTAAATCGACAGTCCTGGTGATTATCAGTAGAAATAACGCAAAAATTGATAACTAtcaactatactatactatttgtattttatggaaaaacttttccaaaaaagtataaatacacttttaacacgttcactgtcccgtgCCCCACATATGGGTCACCGCAAGGCCGTAAGGTTGACAGTTAACAGTTGGGACAGTGAACGTTGTTAACTGAAAATGCCCAGATATGTGACAAATGTTGGCGAAATTATAGCATAGCTATGAGCTCCTTCCTCACACTGTCAATTCTTTCTCGCATGCTTATTCTGTCCGCTTCTTTATATTTCTCGATTATCTTCGACAGCTGATGGTAGGTGGGCGACCGGCCGATGTCCGCCTTGATGTGGGTATAGAGGCGGTGGGGGACGACACTCTTCACGGAGTACTTTAGAGTGGACAGGCCCTCGTTTTTTAGAGTATTCTTGGCTTCCATCATAGCGATGAACCATTTGTATCTGTTTTAAaagttataattaaaaaatatttataagtaaacTATGACTTATGTCAGCTGATTAATTTTCTTCCACTATTTTTTGGTTAGTTAAGTAGTTTACCAGAATAGGAAGCCTCACTAGTCACTTTCATGGTAGTAATAATGATGAAAGAGATTTTTTACTAATACAATACTTACCGTTGGTTCTTGTTGGTTGGGTTTCGCTTGTGGTACAACGAAGCATATCGAGCGATAGCCATGTTGTATCTTGATATGGTGTAACCCTTCATATGCAGTCTGTAATCAAAAATACttgacataatatttaaaatccctGACTGTTAATGAACCAGTCATCTAGATTCGACAACTCACAGGACGCTGATTTACGTTGGTTAGAGGCGGTAGGTGGTGGTGGCCCACTAGGGTACTCGTATCTCCTAAATACGTAGGTAAGTACTGTACCTACAAGTGCGTCCCAGTCCCATAGTATTGTGGAATCTTGGCAAGCATCTTATTAATATACTAATGCAAAAAGTACAGGCTCACCTTAAGATCATGTCGTTGTTCTCACTGACCAAGCCCCAGTATGTGTTGCTGAAACCATTGACGTCGGTGAACTGTTGCAGTGTCATGGCTGTTACTCCGTCGAATTTGGTGTTGAAAAGAAGCCTGCAATGAACACTTAccaatattttattcattttacaaGAGAACTACCACCACCCAAAAAAAACCGTTGGCTATAACATCAACTTGGAGAAGTTTGCTAGATGGTTGTGATTGTCATGGAAAaattcattcactcactcattcGTATGGGACGAATGAATGAGAATTGATGgccattaattaattaattcattgaCTGCCAATAACTATATAGCCTGCATCTAGCTGTCCAAGAAgtctgcttttatttttaacattccCTATATTTACTTGAAATTTAGTCGGTCAACAGCAGCAGCGTGGTGCCTTGGATGCTTCTCGTGAGGGCAGGAGTAGATGTTCCGCTCGTCCATCGGTAGTAAGTCAATATCATGGAATATGAAGCACTGCCAATGGCTCACGTTCTGGCTCTCCAGGAAACCTACGTTCAGGAGCTTGCCACGATTGAAGTAGTCATACCTGTTGTAACATCAGCGAGAAAGTACAGGTCGATTCACAGgagctggcacgaatggaatgaacgaaaTTTTCATTGCATGAGTGACACATCATCGGCATCGGTATACAGTCAGAGCCACCATTTTATTATTGGTTAATGTCATACAGACatagatattttcattcactcattcattccattcgtgccagctcTAGTGAATTGACCTGTAATAGGTCTACAATTCTAGTCTACACGCACAGTATAGAGGTATGAAAtgtcaataattataataatacctaatcaatatcatataagtattttgtcaaaaatatcatttttagggttccgtacccaaagggtaaaaaacgggaccctattactaagacttcgctgtccgtccgtccgtcagtccatccgtccgtccgtctgtcaccaggctgtatctcatgaaccgcgatagctagacagttgaaattttcacaaatgatgtaattatctctgttgccgctataacaacaaatac of the Cydia amplana chromosome 14, ilCydAmpl1.1, whole genome shotgun sequence genome contains:
- the LOC134654357 gene encoding beta-1,4-N-acetylgalactosaminyltransferase bre-4-like; the protein is MLQVRHEIPICELPPNLGPISVNRTYIDLEDLDEHAFPEVKWGGQFSPHDCTAQHKVAIIVPFRDRKQQLPIFLNHMHQFLMKQKLEYAIFIIEQVRYDYFNRGKLLNVGFLESQNVSHWQCFIFHDIDLLPMDERNIYSCPHEKHPRHHAAAVDRLNFKLLFNTKFDGVTAMTLQQFTDVNGFSNTYWGLVSENNDMILRLHMKGYTISRYNMAIARYASLYHKRNPTNKNQRYKWFIAMMEAKNTLKNEGLSTLKYSVKSVVPHRLYTHIKADIGRSPTYHQLSKIIEKYKEADRISMRERIDSVRKELIAML
- the LOC134653848 gene encoding uncharacterized protein LOC134653848 isoform X2, producing MPKYYRFRATTPTRKARQIKEKDIKTEVQKPEHPYNLPEDILGLTLVCAAPSWYLRRTAWRESPTIAGPLRQLSSVAGRAIFIVKPSW
- the LOC134653848 gene encoding uncharacterized protein LOC134653848 isoform X1, producing the protein MPKYYRFRATTPTRKARQIKEKDIKTEVQKRPEHPYNLPEDILGLTLVCAAPSWYLRRTAWRESPTIAGPLRQLSSVAGRAIFIVKPSW